The stretch of DNA ACTGGCCGGGCAAACCGCGCACACGCTGGTGATCGCTCCGCAGTTTCTCAACGAAAGTGACGTCGCCCTGTATTCCCTGCCGAACACGTTGTTGCGCTGGAAAGGCAACGAGTGGATGGGTGGCGGGTTATCCACAGGGCCGAACCCGCTGAGTTCCTACGCTGCACTGGACGAAATCGTCGCCCGGATCAGCGATCGCAAGCAGTTTCCGGATGTGCAGCAGATCGTGATTTTCGGCCATTCCGGTGGCGGTCAAGTGGTGCAGCGCTACGCCCTGCTCGCCAAGGATCAGCCGGCGCTGAAAGCCAACGGCATTCGTCTGCGGTATGTGGTGGCTAACCCGTCGTCGTACGCTTATTTCAATGAACAGCGGCCGGTGGCCTTCGATCACGCACAGTGCCCGGGCTTCAATCGCTGGAAGTACGGTCTGAGCGACATGCCGGTGTACGCCGGTGGACAAACGCCGTTGCAGCTTGAAAGCAGTTACATCAAGCGCGAGGTGATTTATCTGCTCGGCCAGCAGGACATCGACCCGCAGCATCCGGCGCTGGACAAGAGTTGCGCCGCCGAAGCCCAGGGCGCGTATCGCCTGGAACGCGGCAAACTGTTTTTCGGCTACCTGCTGCGCCGCCATCCGGAAGGGGTCAATCAGCGGCTGGTCGAGGTGCCGGGGGTGGGGCATAACGGTGATGGGATGCTGACGTCGCCGGAGGGGCAGAAGGCCCTGTTCGATCAGTAAATCCTTGCGGTGGCAGTTCTGGCCTCTTCGCGAGCAAGCCTGCTCCCACAGGGGGAGTGCATTCCCCCTGGATGAATGCGATCAAACTGTGGGAGCGGGCTTGCTCGCGAAGGCAATCTGGCAGGCACCGAAGATCTCAGGCCGAAAGCATCTGCCGCAACGCCACACAATCCTGTGCATGCCAATCCGTCAGCTCCGGCCACGGGTTATCCGGCAAATTCACCAACACCGTCCGCGCCCCGGCCGCTCGCCCGCAATCCAGATCGAAGCGGTAATCACCGACCATCACCATCTCGCTGGCCGGCACCTTCCAGGCCTCGGCCAGTTTCAGCAACCCGCCAGGATGCGGCTTGGGCGGAGCTTCATCGCGGCCCAGTACATCTTCCACCGCGAAGCAGTCGGCCAGGCCAATCGCTTCGAGCGTCACATGCGCCAGCTCCCGTGCATTGCGCGTCAGGATGCCAAGGCGATAACCGCGCCCGTGCAGGTCGCGCACCAGCTCCACCGCTCCCGTCGCCGGTTTTGAACCCAGCGCCAGATCACGCTCATGCTCCAGCAGCCACGCATGCTTCGCTGCAGCTTCATCGGTCGGCAGCGCCGCGAGATGGGTGAGAATGTCGTCCTCGGGCGGAATCGCCAGCGCCACGCGGATCGCTGCAAAATCGTGCACCGCGACGGTCAGGGTGCCGTCCATGTCGAACACCCAGTGCTTCACATCGCTCAGGCTCATGCCCAATCCTTGCGGTGACGAATCAAGCCTTCCTGGGTCACCGACGCCACCAGTTGCCCGGCGCGGTTGTACACGCTGCCACGGGAGAAGCCACGGGAATTGCCGGCCCACGGGCTGTCCATCGCGTAGAGCAGCCAGTCATCGGCGCGCAGATCGTTGTGGAACCACAGCGCGTGATCGAGGCTGGCGACCTGCATGTCTTTCTGCCAGACCGACTTGCCGTGGGGCAGCATCGAGGTGGTCAGCAGGCCGAAGTCCGAGGCGTAGGCCAGCAGGTATTTGTGCAACGCCGGAATATCGGCCAGAGCACCGTCGGCACGGAACCACACGTACTTCACCGGATCAGCCGGCTGCGGGTTGTACGGGTCCTTTTCGGTGACCGGGCGCACTTCAATTGGTTTCGGGCACAGCAGTTTTTCGCGCATGTGCTCGGGGATCAGATGCGCGCGTTGCTGGGTCAGTTCCAGCTCCGACGGCAGGTTTTCCGGGCCGACCACCACCGGCATCTGGCTCTGGTGCTCGAAGCCTTCCTCGTCGTACTGAAACGACGCGCTGCAGGTAAAGATCGGGTGCCCCTTCTGGATTGCCGTCACCCGGCGGGTGCTGAAGCTGCCGCCATCACGCACGCGATCCACCGAATACACCACCGGCAACTTGGCATCGCCCGGGCGCAGGAAATAGCCATGCATCGAATGCACATGGCGCGCCTCTTCAACCGTCTGACTGGCCGCCGACAGCGACTGGCCGAGCACCTGACCACCGAACAACTGACGGAAACCCAGGTCCTGGCTGCGGCCACGGAACAGGTTTTCCTCGATCGGCTCCAGGGTCAGCAGGTCGACCAGATCATCCAACACTTGGCTCATTCAGACTCTCCTCACACAACGCTATGCCGCGCAGTCTTGGCTGCGGCGGCCCATTCAGGTTCTGGCGCGAGCCACTGTCGCGCCATTGTAAACGTCCGTGTCGGCTTAGCCATGCAAGGTCTGTAGCCATTGCTCCCGGGTAATGCGATACAACAGATGCCGACGCAACGGGTGATCGGCTGCAAGCTTGGGATGATCGAAATCATCGGCCGGATCGTGATGCATGCCAATCGCCTGCATGACTTTCTCCGACGGCAGATTGCTCTGCGCGGTGAAGGACACGATCTCCTTCAGCGCCAGCCGATCGAAACCTGCGCGCAATGCCGTCCAGGCCGCCTCACTGGCGTAGCCCAGGCCCCAATGTTCCTTGGCCAGACGCCAGCCGATTTCCACGGCCGGGGTGAATGGCGCCTCGAAGCCAACCACACCGAGGCCGGTAAACCCGATGAACTCGCCGCTGTCCTTGCGCTCCAGCGCCCACAGGCCGAAACCGTGCTCGGCAAAATGCCCGCGCACCCGGCCGATCATCGACGCACTTTCCAGACGACTCATCGGCGCCGGAAAATAGCGCATTACCTGAGGATCGGCGCACATCGCTGCAAATGCCGGCAAATCCTCGTCGCGCCACTGGCGCATCAACAGGCGTGCGCTTTCGAGTTCGTTTATCGGCTCCATCGTGCCCCTCCGTTTGCATGCCGCAAGTCTACATCGCTGGTAGGATCCTTCACGCTTTCCTACGTTCCTGATCCCACGTTCTGATAAGAAATCACCATGCCTCTGCCGCTGATCTACCACGAAGACTACAGCCCCGAGTTTCCGGCGGATCACCGCTTTCCGATGGACAAGTTCCGCTTGCTGCGCGATCACCTGGTGGACAGCGGCCTGACCCGCGACGCCGACCTGCTGCGCCCGCAGATCTGCCCCAACGACATCCTCGCCCTCGCCCATGACCGTAGCTATATCGAACGCTACATGAGCGGCGAGTTGTCCCGCGAAGACCAGCGGCGCCTTGGCCTGCCGTGGAACGAAGCACTCGCCCGACGCACCGTGCGGGCCGTCGGCGGCTCGATTCTGGCGGCCGAAAAAGCCCTGGAACACGGACTGGCCTGCCACTTGGCAGGCGGCACGCACCACGCCCACTACGATTACCCGGCCGGGTTCTGCATCTTCAACGACCTGGCGATCATCAGCCATTACCTGCTGCAAAGCGGTCGGGTAAACCGCGTACTGATCTTCGATTGCGACGTGCATCAGGGCGATGGCACCGCGCGAATTCTGCATGACACGCCGGAGGCGATCACCGTTTCCCTGCACTGCGAAAAGAATTTTCCTGCACGTAAGGCCGAAAGCGACTGGGACATTCCACTGCCCAAAGGTATGGGCGACGCCGATTACCTGAAAGTGGTGGATGACACGCTCAACTACCTGTTGCCGCTGTATCAACCGGATCTGGTGCTGTACGACGCCGGGGTCGATGTGCACAAGGACGACGCCCTCGGTTATCTGCAGCTGACAGACACAGGCGTCGCCGCCCGCGATGAAAGCGTGATGCGCCATTGCCTGGGCCGCGACATCCCGGTGGTCGGCGTCATTGGCGGTGGCTACAGCAAGGATCGCCACGCCCTCGCCCGCCGCCACGGCATCCTGCATCACAGCGCGCAGCGGGTCTGGCAGTCACTGGGTTGTCATTAAGGTGTGCTGCGTTACCCACAATGGCTGTGGAACGGCCTGTGGATAACCTGAGCGAAAGGGACTACAGGCCACAGCGAACATGGCGTACAGCGTGGTGATCATTTTTTAACCACATACCGAATTCACCTCGATCTCCTTGTAGGAGTGAACCTGCTCGCGATGGCGCACTGACATTCAGCGTTTATGTCGTCTGATAAACCGCCATCGCGAGCAGGCTCACTCCTACAAAGGTCTGCGCTGTTAGAATGCGCGCCTTATCCCGCCATACCGCAGCGCACGCCATGACCCAGACATCCGCCCCCCTCCCCGCTCACGTCACCATCATCGGCGGTGGCCCCGCCGGCCTGATGGCCGCCGAAGTGCTGAGTCAGGCCGGCGTGCGCGTCGACCTGTACGACGGCATGCCGTCGGTGGGGCGCAAGTTTCTGCTGGCCGGGGTCGGCGGCATGAACATCACCCATTCCGAAGCCTACCCGGCGTTTCTCTCACGCTACGCCGAACGCGCACCGCAGATCGCGCCGTTGCTGCGCGCCTTTGACGCCGATGCGTTGTGCCGCTGGATTCATGAACTGGGCATCGAGACCTTTATCGGCAGTTCCGGCCGGGTGTTCCCCACCGACATGAAAGCCGCCCCGTTGCTGCGTGCCTGGCTCAAGCGCCTGCGCGATAGTGGCGTCGTTATCCACACCCGCCATCGCTGGCTCGGCTGGGATGAACACGGCGCACTGCGTATCGCCAGCCCCGACGGCGAAATCACCCTGAAGCCCGACGCCACCCTGCTCGCCCTCGGCGGCGGCAGTTGGTCGCGCCTGGGTTCAGATGGCGCATGGATGCTGCCGCTGGAGCAAAAAGGCGTAGGACTGGCGCCATTGCAGCCGAGCAATTGCGGCTTCGAGGTGCAGGCCTGGAGCGATTTGCTTGTGAGCAAATTCGCCGGCGCACCGCTGAAAAATGTCGCGATCGGTTTGAACGACGATATCCCGCGCTTGGGCGAATGCGTGATCACCGCAACAGGCGTTGAAGGCAGCCTGATCTACGCACTGTCGGCGCCGATTCGCGAGGCGATCAACGCGCATGGCTCCGCCACGGTGCACATCGACCTGCTGCCGGGCCGGCCTGTGGATAAATTGCAGGCGGCACTGAGCAAACCGCGAGGTTCACGCTCGATGGCCAAGCATCTGCACAGTCAGGTCGGGATCGATGGGGTGAAAGCGGCGTTGTTGCGTGAATTGACTGACGCGGCAACCTTTGCCGACCCGGCGCTGTTGGCCCGGGCGCTCAAGGCGTTGCCGTTGACCCTGGTGAAAACCCGTCCGCTGGACGAAGCGATCAGCAGCGCCGGTGGCGTGACGTTCGAGGCGATGGATGAGCGCTTGATGCTCAAGGCGTTGCCGGGGGTGTTTTGCGCAGGGGAGATGCTGGACTGGGAGGCGCCGACGGGCGGCTATCTGCTGACGGGGTGCTTTGCCAGTGGGCGGGCTGCGGGGTTTGGGCTGTTGGAGTGGTTGCAGCGCAAGGGCTGAAGACCGAGGTGCACCCAATCGCGAGCAGGCTCACTCCTACAGGGGAATGCGTTCCAATGTAGGAGTGAGCCTGCTCGCGATAGCGGTCTGACAAGTGCAGCGAATACTACGGTTTGCGCTTGCGCGGCCCGGTATTGAACACCGGCACTTTACGCACAGGCTTGATCGAAGGTTCCGGCGCCTGCGTCTCGCCGCTGTCGACCCACTTGCCGAGATTGCGCTTGCCGCCACCGCCGCCTGATGCCTTCGGCTTTTTCGGTTTCTTTGGCTTCTTGATCACCTGACCGCTGGCATCGGTATCCGGCACGCGGTGCTCAGGCTCGAAATCCGGCTCGTTCTGACGCTTGAGCGTCTGGCGAGTCAGCATTTCAATCGCCGACAACATGTTCACTTCATCCGCGCACACCAGCGAGATCGCCTCGCCCGTAGCGCCAGCACGGCCGGTACGACCGATGCGGTGAATGTAATCCTCGGCCACGATCGGCAAGTCGAAGTTGACCACCAGCGGCAGGTCTTCGATGTCCAGACCACGGGCAGCCACGTCGGTCGCTACCAGAATCTGCACTTCACTGAGCTTGAAACGATCCAGAGCACGCTGACGGGTCGCCTGCGGCTTGTCGCCATGGATGCCGTCGGCGTTCACGCCCAGGCCCTGGAGTTTTTCCACCAGCGCGTCCACGCCGTTGCGGGTCTTGGCGAACACCAGCACTTGCTTCCACTTGTTCTTGCGCATCAGGTGCACGAACAGTTCCGGCTTGCGCTTCTTGTCCACCGTCACCACCCACTGCTTGACGGTGTTTGCAGCGACGTTGCGCGGGCTGACTTCGACGCTCAGCGGATCGTTGAGCATCTGCCCGGCCAGCAGGCGAATGTCATCGGAGAAGGTCGCGGAGAACAGCAGCGTCTGGCGCTTCTTCGGCAGCATGCGGTAAATGTTCGCCAGTTCTTCGGAGAAGCCCAGGTCGAGCATACGGTCGGCTTCATCCAGCACCAGGGTTTGCAACTGATCGAGTTTCAACGCGTTCTGACGGAACAGGTCGATCAAGCGACCAGGCGTGGCGACAAGCACATCAACGCCGCCGCGTAGCTTCATCATCTGCGGGTTGATGCTGACGCCGCCGTACACCGCATAAGTGCGCAATGGCAGGTTTTCAGCGTATTGGCGCACCGACTCATGAACCTGCTCCGCCAGCTCGCGGGTCGGTACCAAAATCAGCGCACGCGCCGAATTAGCGGCCACTTTCGGCCCTTCCATGGCCAGCAACTGCAGCAGCGGCAAGGCGAAACCGGCGGTCTTGCCGGTGCCGGTCTGGGCCGCAGCCATCAGGTCGCGACCGGCCAGAACGGCCGGAATGGCTTGCGCCTGGACCGGCGTTGGAGTCTGGTAGCCGAGCGTCTCGAGGGAGCGCAGCAAGGGTTCGATCAGGCCAAGGGTGGCGAAAGTCATGGGAATACCGTAGGAAAAATCAGCGCGGTTGCGCAAAACAAGGGTGCAATGGCGCGCAGTTTACCCTAATTCACACGTTGCTCAGTCGCAATGGCTGACTTCGGCGCCTCCACGACGAGCGGCTGCGCCGGCCGCCGCCACTGCGGCAGACCGATCAGCACCACCGCACTGATGATCACCAGCATCGCCAGCGCTTCTTCCATGCCGATGGTCTCGCCGACAAACACGATCCCCAGCAATACCGCCACCGCCGGGTTGACGTAGGCATAACTGGTGGCCGCTGCCGGACGCACGTGCTTGAGCAGGTACATGTAGGAATTGAAGGCGATGATCGAGCCGAAGAAGATCAGGTACGCCAACGCCATCCAGCCTTCCACCGGCGGCACGGCTTGCAGGTGTTCGCCACTCACCGCGCTGCCGATCAGCAGCACCACGCCCCCCACCAGCATCTCCACGGCACTGGCCATCGCCCCTTGCGGCAGCGGCAGGTGTTTGCTCCAGACCGAGCCGAACGCCCAGATCGCCGCCGCGAAAATCAGCAAAGCCGCGCCCATGGGGCTCGATTGCAGGTTGGAGCCCATGTTGAGCATGGCGATACCGATAATCCCCAATGCCACCCCGGCCCACTCCAGCCGCGTATTGCGCGCGCCCCAGAAATACCCGCAGAGCAAAGTGAACAACGGCACCGTCGCCACCGCCAGTGCCGCCACACCGGAAGCCACGCCCGTGTGCTCGGCCACACTCACCGCGCCGTTACCGAAGCTAAGCAGCAAAATCCCGATGATCCCCGCCGCTTTCCACTGCGCCCAGGTCGGTGCCGGCGCCCCGCGCCAGCGCAGGAAGGCGTACATCAGGCTGCCAGCAATCACAAAGCGTACCCCGCCGAGCATCAGCGGCGGCCAGTATTCGACGCCAATGCGAATCACCAGATAGGTCGATCCCCAAATCACATACAGCGCGAAAAACGCGGCGATCAACGGCAAGGAAAAACGGCGCAAGGCAGGCATGGGCAGCTCGAATGTCAGAGGTAGCGGATGAATTATTCTAGAAAGGCCGGCGTGCAAAAATAAGCTACAAAACCTGTTTATAGCGCCGGTACACTTTTGAAAGAACGGAGATCGGCGGGATAAACAGCGATTTCGAAAGTCTGGCAATTTAAGGAGTCCGGCCTTGGACAAATACGACCGCATGCTGCTCAGCGCTCTGCTGGAAAACGGCCGAGCGTCCTACGCCGACCTCGCGCGCAAAGTGAACCTGTCCGCTCCGGCCGTGGCCGAACGCGTGGCCAAGCTCGAGGCGTCGGGGGTGATCACCGGGTATCAGGCGAACATCGACCTGTCGAAAATCGGCTTGCCGATCCAGTGCATGATCGAGTTGCGCCTGCACCAGAACGGCAGTCAGAAGGTCTACGACGAACTGGCGAAAATCCCGCAACTCATCGAGTGTTTTCGAGTGACGGGCGATCCCTGCGTGATGATGAAGGGCGCGGTTGGTTCGATGACGGAGCTGGAGGAGTTGATCAATCGGGTGGCGAAGTTCGGCTTCAGCAAGACTTCGATTGTGCTATCGAGTGCGATCGAGAAGCGTGTGCCGCTCGGCCACATCGAAAACAACGGCAAGTAATCAGGAACTCAGAAGATCCAAATGTGGGAGCGGGCTTGCTCGCGAATGCGGTGTGTCAGACAACATTTTTGCCGAATGACACACCGCTTTCGCGAGCAAGCCCGCTCCCACAGGGGATTTGTGTTGGGCCGGGGATCAGCGATAGCGCTGCAGGTGTTCGCTGACTTTGGCCGCCGGGACTTTCTGCAGTTTGCACAACAGGTCGTGGTTCAGCTCACGCACCCCATGCTTGTGCCGCAGCTCTTGCGCCAGATGCGCCATCAGATTGGCCGCCATCTCCGCATCCGCCATCGCCCTGTGCGCCTGGCCGGTGTGCGGCAAACGCGCGAAGGTGGTGAGAGTACCGAGCTTGTGATTCGGCGCCGCCGGCATCAGGCGGCGTGCCAGCAGCAGCGAACAGGCAAAATTCTGCAAACGTGTGCGTTTGATCCGCCCCAGTTCGAAGTCCCAGAACTTCTGGTCGAAAGAGGCGTTATGCGCGACCAACGGCGTGCAGCCAACGAATTCGTTGACCTCTTCCATCACCCGTTCGGCCGATGGTGCGGTGCGCAACATGGCGTTGCTGATGCCGGTCAGTTGTTCGATGAAGGCCGGGGCGCGGACGCCGGCGTTCATCAGGCTCTGGTAACGCTCGACGATGCGTCCGTTTTCCAGCATGACCACGGCGATTTCCGTGGCACGACAGCTGCTGCTCGGCGACAGGCCAGTGGTTTCAAAGTCGATGACTGCAATGCGTTCCAAACCGGGTTCAACTCCGTACAAATCAATTCTTCAGTAACAGCTCAATTCTTCAACAACAACACGCCTTCGATCGGCACGTAACGGCTGGCGGCGCGGATCAGCGAATTGGCGGTCAGGCCAGGCACACCATAGGCCACTGCCTGTACGCCGTGTTTGCTGATGATGCGTTCGAGCAGCATGTCGAAGTCGCCGTCACCGGAGGCCAGGACGATTTCGTCGACGTGGTCGGCGGCGTCCATGATGTCGAGGGTGATGCCCACGTCCCAGTCACCCTTGGCCGAGCCGTCGCTGCGCTGGATGTAGGGCTTGAGCTTCACGGTGAAGCCGAGGTTGCGCAGGATCTGCTGGAACTGCTGCTGCTTGCTGTCACCACGGTCGATCGCATAGGCATAAGCCTCGACGATCTGCCCGTCCTTGCTGATGTCTGCCCACAATGCGGCGTAGTTGAAGTGACAACCATAGGCCTGACGCACGGTGTAGTAGAGGTTCTGCACGTCGGCGAACACTGCGATTTTTTTCACCGGGATTCCTGTGAGCGCATAGCGCACGAAGCGGGATCAGGCGCCAGGCCCGAAAAAGGCGCTCAGTATGCCAGTCCTCAGGAAGGTGGCGCGAATAATCGACCCACCACTCCGGACGGATGGTGGGTTGTGGTGAGGGGATTTATCCCCTCACCACAGGTTGGTACGGGCGGCTGATCAGTCAGACGAAGGAGTCGTCGTCATCGAAGAACGACGAGTTGTCGTCGCTGTAGTCGGTGTCGGCAAGACCGCCCTGGTCGTTACCGAAGCTGTCGTTGCCAGCCATGCGCTGATCATTGCCCCAGTCGTTGTTGCTCTGGTCAGCCACTTGCGCCGGCTCTTCCTTGATCACCTCAACGATTTCTTCAGGCTGCTGGTTGTGATGGAACAGGCTGCTGATGCCTTGCGCCAACATCACACCACCGGCCACGCCAGCGGCAGTTTTCAGGGCGCCGCCAAGGAAGCTGCTGCCCGCTGCCGGGGCGGCTTGCTGTGCGTAATTTGGCGGTGGCGCGGCATAGTTCTGTTGTGGCGGTGGCGCAGCGTAGTTCTGCTGCGGTGCCGGCTCACGCCAGCCGCCGGTGGAGGCCGGAGCGCTCTGGGTCGGCGCCGGACGCGAACCGCCGCCGAAGATGCTCGACAGGAAACCACCGCCGCCACTCGGTGCCGGTGCCGCGCCCTGGGCCTTGGCCGCTTGCAGTTCAGCCTGCAATTGCTGGATTTGCTGGGTCAGCTGCTTGTTCTGTTCGTCGAGGCTCTTGATGGCCGCCTCTTGCACCAGAATCGCCTGGGTCATGAAATAACCTGCCGCCGGCTGGCGGGTCAGGTGTTCCTTGATCCGCGCCTCGGCCTGGGCGTCACGCGGGGCTGCCTCCGTTTCGGCCTGTTGCAGCCGGGAAAACAGTCCATCGATCAGGGTTTGCTCTTCGCTGTTCATGGCGACCTCGTAGATTGCCGGGGATAACGTTGCCCGTGTCCACTGTGGACAAGGCGCACCTCTGTAATGGAGGCAGTGACAGGATGTTTCAACGACCTTTACCGAATGTTTACGTTTGTGTCGGCCCGCGCATCATCGGTTAAAGTGAGCCACTGTTTTCGACCTGCGATACCGACTGATGAATGCCTTCGATGTACTGCGTGACTCTCTGTATTTTTTCAAACGCCATCTGGCCAGCATCGTGCAGTTGTGCCTGCCACTGGTGATCTTCGAAGCGGCGCTGCAGCAAGTGGTGGATCATGTCACCGACCCGGACAGTTTCTCCGCCGCCAGCGTGGTGGTCGGTCTGCTGGTGTATCCGCTGTACACCGCCGCGCTGATCCTGTTCCTCGATGCCCGCACCCGTGGCGAAGCCCCGCGCACCCTCGACCTGCTGGCGATGTCCGCCCGGCTGTGGCCGCGCTTCGCCCTGCTCACGGCGCTCAACACCTTGCTGATTCTGCTCGGGCTGTCGCTGTATTTCCTGCCAGGCCTGATGCTGATGGTGATGCTGGCGTTCGCCGAATATCTGCTGGTGCTGCGCGGCATGGGGCCGTTGCAGGCGATGAAGGAAAGCCTGCGCCTGACCCGAGGGCATTTCTGGCGGATCCTGCTGTGCATTCTCTGCGTGATGGGACCATTGTGGCTGCTCAAGGGCGCGACCCTGGCGGTGTACCCCGACCCGCAGAATCCGCTGATCGCGGTACTGATCGACAGTGCGCACAGCTTCCTGCAACTGTTCACCAGCGTAGTGCTGTTCCGTCTGTTCATGCTGATCAGCGAATTGCCTGACAAACGTAACGGAGCGGTCTGACTTCAGGGGCCTTGGGCCAAGCGTCTGCGGTCGGGTATGCTCGGGGTCACTTTTGTAACGCGATAAGCCGAGCCATGCCCCGTCTGCTGCGCTACACCCTGTTGCCGTTTTTGCTCGCCATCGTCCTGATCGGCGGGCTGATCCACAGCCTGACCTGGCGCCCCGATGCCCGGGAAACCCTGCCGGTCACCTGCACCGGTACCCCGCCGAACCTGGTGCCCGGGCAGGCGTTGAAAGTCATGACCTGGAACGTGCAATACCTCGCCGGCAAGCGCTACGTGTTCTGGAACGACCAGGCCCAGGGCAACGATGAAGCGCCAACCCCGGAAGACATGGCCTTCAGCCTCGACGAAGTGGCGCGGGTGATCCGCGATGAGCAGCCCGACGTAGTCCTGCTGCAAGAGCTGGACGACGGCGCCAAGGCCAGTGATTACCAGAATCAGCTCAAGCTGCTGCAGGAACGGGTCACCGACCTCTACCCGTGCAGCGCCCACGCCTTCGACTGGAAGGCGGATTTCGTCCCCGAACCACACATTTTCGGCAGCGTTGGCCGACAACTGGCAACCCTGAGCCGCTACCGCATC from Pseudomonas sp. P8_229 encodes:
- a CDS encoding YciC family protein, yielding MNAFDVLRDSLYFFKRHLASIVQLCLPLVIFEAALQQVVDHVTDPDSFSAASVVVGLLVYPLYTAALILFLDARTRGEAPRTLDLLAMSARLWPRFALLTALNTLLILLGLSLYFLPGLMLMVMLAFAEYLLVLRGMGPLQAMKESLRLTRGHFWRILLCILCVMGPLWLLKGATLAVYPDPQNPLIAVLIDSAHSFLQLFTSVVLFRLFMLISELPDKRNGAV
- a CDS encoding DUF2076 domain-containing protein gives rise to the protein MNSEEQTLIDGLFSRLQQAETEAAPRDAQAEARIKEHLTRQPAAGYFMTQAILVQEAAIKSLDEQNKQLTQQIQQLQAELQAAKAQGAAPAPSGGGGFLSSIFGGGSRPAPTQSAPASTGGWREPAPQQNYAAPPPQQNYAAPPPNYAQQAAPAAGSSFLGGALKTAAGVAGGVMLAQGISSLFHHNQQPEEIVEVIKEEPAQVADQSNNDWGNDQRMAGNDSFGNDQGGLADTDYSDDNSSFFDDDDSFV